The stretch of DNA TGGTGAGGGTGTAGGCGACGTGGAGCGCGTCGAGCACAGTGGTGTGCAGCAAACGGCTGGTTGTGGCTTCGATGCGGAAGTTGGTTTCGCGTGAGCCGGCGACGAGGGCGAGCTCGGCGAGTTTGGTCAAGGGGGAGCGGTAGAAGCTGGTGATCGCGATGACGCTGGCGCCGGCGTTCTTCGCTGCGGTGGTGGTGGCCAGTGTTTCCTGTGTTTGGCCGGTGTGGCTGATGGTCAGGCACACGTCATCGGCGTCGAGCAGGCTGGCGGTGACGTGCTGGACGTGGGTGTCGGTGGGGGCTTCGGTGTGCATGCCGATGGTGCGGAACCGGTAAGCGGCGTCCTGGGCCAGCGGTGAGGAGGTGCCGACCGCGGCGAAAAGCACTCGGCGTGCCGTGCTGAGGCGCTCGACGGCGCGGGTGAAGGCGTCGCTGTCGAGTGTGCTGGCCGCTTCGGTGATGGCTCG from Saccharopolyspora sp. SCSIO 74807 encodes:
- a CDS encoding MurR/RpiR family transcriptional regulator; amino-acid sequence: MTSLAHDTAPTSGAVTTHIRAQLPDLTPSGRRIAEAVLDNPHGIVHLTVTDLADHTNTSVATVVRFCQDIGLRGFQDLKIRLASEPAPPTHGIYDDVAGDDAPPVVLNKVIHSTARAITEAASTLDSDAFTRAVERLSTARRVLFAAVGTSSPLAQDAAYRFRTIGMHTEAPTDTHVQHVTASLLDADDVCLTISHTGQTQETLATTTAAKNAGASVIAITSFYRSPLTKLAELALVAGSRETNFRIEATTSRLLHTTVLDALHVAYTLTNPERAAHVQQRSADIITEHRI